One Primulina huaijiensis isolate GDHJ02 chromosome 8, ASM1229523v2, whole genome shotgun sequence genomic region harbors:
- the LOC140982862 gene encoding uncharacterized protein produces MSNSETQALRKDLAWNYATLEDPKHTNKVKCNFCGKTTNGGIYRHKQHLVGGNRNTKTCSKCPEHVKEEISSYMSKKKLKNQMDAIPHFDEVAEQQEYLDLEVEEDIPAKGKRPISVSFGQRSNFAPNFPRKKLKQAGPIYLYFRQDVDETVAQGKKKDAKTAKLYDENKKKLRENVVQKFARWMYDACIPFNAVNYDSFKPFIEAVGQFGCGMKPPTYHEVRVTCSKKELEHTRLIMKEYTDDHVKYGCTLMAVGWTDRKNRTLINFLVNGPRGTVFIKSVDGSSYSHTGAKFFDLFNKYVQQIGAKNVVQIVTDSASANVLADLMLEGFFKLPHLKKVYERAMMVNGYIYNRPQVLNMMREFTRQKEMVRARKTRFATAFLTLKRFQNHKASLRKIFTSEKWTTSRFAKEAPGKRATEVIIMPSFWNMIVYAVKGGPVVKVLRLVDGEKKAPMGYIYEAMDRAKETIAASFDNKEDKYKDIFAIIDHRWTIQLHRPLHVAGHFLNPEFFYSNSNIENDNEVVTGLYKCISRMCETEELRDKIMDQLPMYKRAEGLFGMPMAVRQRNKKSPAEWWLAYGCSTLELQVFAVKVLSLTCSSSACERNWSVFEHVSTKY; encoded by the exons ATGTCGAATTCTGAAACACAAGCCCTGCGAAAAGATCTAGCATGGAATTATGCAACACTAGAAGACCCAAAACATACCAATAAAGTGAAGTGCAATTTTTGTGGGAAAACAACTAATGGTGGGATTTATCGACATAAACAACATCTTGTCGGAGGCAATAGGAATACAAAAACTTGCTCAAAATGTCCGGAGCACGTGAAAGAAGAAATTAGTTCTTATATGTcgaaaaaaaaactgaaaaatcaaATGGATGCGATTCCTCATTTTGATGAAGTTGCAGAGCAACAAGAATATTTGGATTTGGAAGTTGAAGAAGATATACCGGCAAAAGGGAAACGACCTATATCAGTTTCATTTGGTCAGCGTTCTAATTTTGCACCTAATTTTCCTAGGAAGAAACTAAAACAAGCTGGTCCAATATATTTATACTTCCGACAAGATGTTGATGAGACTGTAGCgcaaggaaagaaaaaagaTGCAAAGACAGCGAAGTTGTATGATGAAAATAAGAAGAAACTGAGAGAGAATGTTGTGCAAAAGTTCGCTAGATGGATGTATGATGCATGTATTCCTTTTAACGCCGTGAATTATGATAGTTTTAAACCATTTATTGAAGCTGTTGGACAATTTGGTTGTGGAATGAAGCCTCCTACTTATCATGAAGTTAGAGTTACATGCTCAAAAAAGGAGTTAGAACATACAAGATTGATAATGAAAGAATACACGGATGACCATGTTAAATATGGATGCACTTTGATGGCTGTTGGGTGGACTGATAGAAAAAATAGgacattgattaattttttggtaAATGGTCCTAGAGGGACTGTGTTTATAAAATCAGTGGATGGGTCGAGCTATTCTCACACGGGTGCAAAGTTTTTTGATTTGTTCAACAAATATGTGCAACAAATTGGGGCAAAGAATGTGGTTCAAATTGTTACTGATAGTGCAAGCGCAAATGTTTTAGCTG ATTTGATGCTTGAAGGTTTTTTTAAACTTCCTCACTTGAAGAAGGTATATGAAAGAGCAATGATGGttaatggatatatatataacagGCCCCAAGTTTTAAACATGATGAGAGAATTCACGAGGCAGAAAGAAATGGTCAGAGCTAGAAAAACTCGTTTTGCAACCGCTTTTTTGACTTTAAAGCGGTTTCAAAATCACAAAGCGAGTTTGAGAAAAATTTTTACATCTGAGAAATGGACCACTAGTAGATTTGCAAAGGAGGCACCAGGTAAGCGGGCAACAGAGGTTATAATAATGCCTTCGTTTTGGAATATGATTGTTTATGCTGTTAAAGGTGGTCCTGTGGTGAAAGTTCTTCGATTGGTTGATGGGGAAAAAAAAGCTCCAATGGGCTATATTTATGAGGCAATGGATCGGGCTAAAGAAACTATTGCTGCCTCATTTGATAACAAAGAGGATaaatataaagatatttttGCTATAATTGATCATAGGTGGACGATACAACTCCATCGACCTTTACATGTTGCTGGGCATTTCTTAAACCCGGAGTTCTTCTACTCAAATTCTAATATAGAAAATGATAATGAAGTTGTGACGGGTTTGTATAAATGTATCTCTAGGATGTGTGAAACCGAGGAGTTACGGGATAAGATCATGGACCAATTGCCAATGTATAAAAGGGCCGAAGGACTTTTTGGGATGCCCATGGCAGTCagacaaagaaacaaaaaatcaccag CGGAATGGTGGTTGGCTTATGGGTGTTCGACACTTGAATTGCAAGTGTTCGCGGTGAAAGTTCTTAGCCTTACTTGTAGCTCATCTGCTTGTGAACGAAATTGGAGTGTGTTTGAACATGTGAGTACTAAGTATTAG